A window of Mustela lutreola isolate mMusLut2 chromosome X, mMusLut2.pri, whole genome shotgun sequence genomic DNA:
AAGCAGCACTATTCTGGAAACTGTAAGAGATTTGAGCACTATTCCCTGCAGTCCTCTCTGATGGTTTTTCCCATGACCTATGGTAGTTGCTTCACATGCAGGTAGCCATCAGTACTCTTGAGGACTGTGGGGATTGAGGGGAACCCCCTAATGATCCTTTGTGCAGCTACTTCATCTCCATTAGTATGTCCTGCAAACCCCAGCCACCTTGTTCTTCCTGGACTCGTAGTCCCATCTCCAAAATACAAAAAGTCTTGCAAGTTCTACCTGGATTCCCCTCCCTGTACCATGGTTTGGGCAGTCTCTCAAGGCAATAACCTGGGATAATCACAGAGCTCACCCTGCTTGCCTCCCCCTTCTCAGGAATCAATGTAATTTACTGCCTGGTATCCTATGTCTTCAaaaccatttcttaaaaattgatTCTGAAGGGTTTCTGGTAAAAGAATAAATTCTGTCTCTGACTTCATCTTAAAAGTAGAAGTCTCAGAGGACctaataaacattttaaggaaTGTTAAACTAATTTTTCCCTGTTTCCATATTAGAATGAATCTTTAGATTTGTGTTATTTCCAGTAACTCTACACCAATGTGTCACTCAAAGACAATTGACATTTTAACAGCTGAGGTGTTTCTCTAGCATCTTACACCTCAAGGCCAGTTAATCTTTTAAGAGGATGCTATCTTTCAAGAAATGATTAGTGCTAGGGACCTTCCTCTTGGAAATAAAACGTACTAAAATCTAAACGTATGTGTTAAATATCAAAGAACTCAAGGATCTATAGAGGTTTCAACACAAATCCTAATGTGAGAAGATCTTCTAGGCCATTTAGCAATTGTGGAGGACAATACCATTCCTCTGATCTCTAACCTACCATCTGCCATTTTTATGTAAAAGTGCTACTCTTCTTTATGCAGTGGAGATAAGCCTCATTCTTATATGAATAGACAGTTAAAGAAGTACTTGAAAAAAACTTTCAACATGAAAGagacaaaagtaaactcaaaaatGAAGTAGGAAACAAGATAatgcaggaaaaggaagaaacttcAAACAAATATAGTTAATGTCTTCAGACAAATCAGAGCAAATGTTGATGAACTAACATTCACTGGAGGCACTGtgtacatggaaccagaaaagaatgCACATGAAGAAGGATATGAAGAAAATTGAtgtcttagaaataaaaaattacagcaCCAACGtagaaatgcaataaaataaagtcaataaaaaCTCCCCCAAAGTAGAAAGAAGGCAAGGAGGTAGAAAGTAGGAGAGAACTGGTAACATGATCAAAGAATCAAATCAGAAAGTTCATACCTGGcttgtaaaagttaaaaaaaaaaaaaaaaagtgcaagagAGACAAATGCCATGTTAGCCCAAAAGTAGAGGCAGAACTATCACATTAATGGACCCACTGAACCCATATACTACAAGATACTACtacaaaaaggagaaaggaaaaatgtaaaagcattcaagaagaaaaccaaaactaaGCCAAAAGCAACAGCACATAGAGCAGGTTAACTTCAAAAAGTTGGAGGTTATGGCACAGAAATTCCCAGTACTAACATCTGGAAACTAGAAGACAACTTGGGAATGTCTGCaggattctgaaaaaaaaatgatattcaaGCTAAAATGTTATAATGACATTAAAATGGCAACAAATGTCAAGGTAAAAGAAAGAGATTTTCACACTTACCGAAATAATTCACCCTCAAAACAATTTTCCTTCCATGGAAACTCTCAGGAACCTAATGGGGGATGTAATTTACCAAAAGACGGTAACACACCAAGAGAGAACAAGACATGACTTCTGGGATCCAGGAAGCAAGTCATGTAAGATGAAAAGCAGAGAATTTCTATAATAAAGGTAAAGGGAAATCTCAGGTTGACTCTTATAAGTATGCTAGTTGTGAGTGAACTTTATAGAGGTCACCAGGGAAGATGTctccataaagaaaaaagaaatgttgcatGAACGATATTgctaaaatacattttacatagcATATAGAACATGTGGAAAGGATTACCagtagatacattttaaaaagcaaataaaagatgaaaatactTTTCTGTAGGATAATCAGAAGTTTTACAAGCAAGGATCCattatcattatatattatttgtcttAATAATGGAAAATTTTTGTAATGTCAAAATAACATGAATATTGAGTTACCCCGAAATTGAGATATAATGAGactggaaaaaggaaaggagggaaaattggagggaggtgagggaaggTGAAACATTACATTCTCAATGGCAGGTGCACCTGGAtggcctttagctcaggtcatgagcttagGACtcggatcaagcccagcatcaggttccctgctcagcacggagtctgcttttccctctgcctctttcctccaCTCACgcatgttatctctctctctctctctctctctctcatgaatgaatgaataaataaataaataaataaaatcttttttaaaaaattaaattttcaatggCCGTAACAGGAAAATGATACACAAGTTATAAGATGGATAAATCACGACATgcatatttagaaatatggagATAAATAAGAGAATGTTATGAATTGTAAGGGACTGCCTCTAGAGGCACAAAGtataaagagagggaaaaggtggAACAAGCAGTTacactttgtatttttgtatgcctttcagattatttgcttttgttaaactatataaatgtaatacatttataaaattgtaattatcacacacacacaaaaaccaagaTGGAAGAGATGTAGATACTTCAGTCCCATGTCCCCTTGTCCCAAATAAATCACCTGGGATCTTTGGTAGATGATGCCCACACCCTCTGACCATTCCCTCTCTCAAGAGCTTGAGTGGCAGATCTTCTCTAAGAGTTTTCTAGGCAGCAAGGGAAAAAACAATGGGTAACTGCGGAATCCCTGATACACCTGGTCCCATATCTCAAACTATGGGTATGATTAATGGTGTTAAGATGTTCCTGCTTCTTATTCATCTAGACAGATGACTCTGAGGCACGTTTACCATGTTATCTCAGAGGGTCCTCAGCACCTTGAGCCCCAGTGGAACATAGCAAACACCTAACCTTAATATACTCTGCTGGCTTTTCTCACTTTCCTTTCTTATCCTTCCTGGGatcacctctcaaataaattacatGCCCTAAGGTCCTTTCCTTGCTGTCTAATTTTTGGGGATCCCAAACCGAGACAGATGACTAAGAGATGTTCATTAATACTGCTGATTTATATGCTTCCATTTATCCCCTTCTTCTTATTAATTATTGTAAGCTTGCTCTTGAGTTGGAGCTATTACAAAATTCAAATGACATACTAAGGTCTGTAGAACCCTAAGGATCATAAAGAAAATTTATGACACGTGATCAAGAATTCTAAAGCAGAATTCAAAGCTGAACCTAGCAAGTCAGTCACAGCATCGTGCCATAGGGGAGAAACAGACCTGTAAATCCCCGGAGCGAGGTTCTGCCTACTCAAGGCTGCTGCTACCACTACTCCCGTGTAGAGACACTGAGTGAAGCCAACTGCACCATGGATGATGACCTGGAGGCAAACCCTTCAAATGAGGATGTGGACAAGAAGAAGCCAGAAGAACACATTAAACTCAAAGTCATCAGACAGGATAGCAGTGAGATACATTTCAGAGTGAAAATGACAACACGTATGAAAAAACTCAAAGAACGCTACTGTCAAAGACAAGGAGTTTCAATGCACTCACTTCGATTTCTGTTTGATGGTAAGAGAATTGCTGACAACCACACCGCCAAAGAGCTAGGAATGGAGGAAGATGATGTAATTGAAGTTTATCAGGAACAAAACGGGGGTCATTCAATGATTTAGGTATCCCtttcacctttttttcctttaccctcaatccttttttatttttaaaaatagttatttttaatgtggTGTTCGAAATAGAATTGAAAACTGGCACCTCATCTTGTTAAACTATCTGATAATTTGAATTCTGTTGACCATTTTTCACTATTACTTTTTTTCATTGTCCTATTTTTGGAGATCAAACCTCAGCCTCCTTCATATATTGCCCtcctttttaagaaattacaCGGGTACATGGAGAGGCCAGGACTGTGCAATTTTATGCTTTTGATAAATAAGAACCAATGCCAGTGTTAAAAATGTCTCGTTAATGGGCCCTAGAGTTCTAACATGTTACTGCTACATTCGTGGACTATGACTTTCAGTGGGAGATGGAAGTTTTTCAGAGAACTGAACTGTGGAAAACAATCTTTCCTTAACTTGAAGCTACTTTTAGAATTTGAGTGTCTGGACCAAAATACGAGTACTATCAGGCTGGAGCTGAGATAACAGCAATGGTGAGAATAATGATTAACCCCAAAGATGGCTTCACTACGGAGAAAGCAGtttaagataaaagagaaaagtcTCATCAGAAGATCCCAGGAAAGTCCAAATTTCCGTTAGCAGTTAATAAACTTATTCATGCAGAAGTGTATTCAATATAACATTGctcttttgggttttatttgtactttttggCCTGgggtatgtttttttctttttttttaaggttttatttatttatttgggagagagtgcaCTTATGAataagagggagggaaaaaaggaggagggagaggggcagagagagggacagagagaggggcagagggaagatggcagaggcaggaagaggagggcagagggagaggggcagagggaggagggcagagtgaggacagcagaggaagggggcagagggagagggagaagcagactccctgctgaacagggagcccaacaacgATGACAATGTCAATGACGACGACTATGTCATTGACGACAATGACGATGACAATGGTAAcatgcggctccatcccaggactctgagctcatgacctgacccaaaggcagatgcttaactgaccgagccacccagggggttTTAAATGAACATTGTCTGTACcagtttcattaaaataaaatatttttaaggtaaaaaacaaaaaataacaaagttgagCATAACATATATGGTGAATACTTTGTTGTGCACTCTATCTGAACTTCCATGGGTATCCTCTAACAGTTGAGGGATGTGTAATGTTATATATAGACTACAACAATCTTAAGCATACAGAAAATAATTACCTATCATATATCACTCTATTAGATGATAAATTTgttgtggttttaaaatatccacAAATCATTCCAACTTCTCTAATTAGTTAGGGTCTGTGTCTTTTCTCCTTGAATCTTGACTGACTTCTGGGTTGAACTTATACCTATTTGGAAAGAATGATGACAGGTGAATTCTGAGACTCTGTTATCAGGCACTCTTGGAATGCTTGATCTCGGCATGCCTTCCTCTAAGATGTTTTACCTCAAAAAACTACCCACCATAGTATTAAAACCAAAATTACCAAGAAAGGCTGTATACAGGTGTTTCAGTCAACATTCCCAGCTGAATTTCCAGACTTTTAATAATACCAGATTTTCATAGCTCTCAGCCATTAAGTCATCCCTGGTCTTTGAGTCTACCAGCTGAGGGCCCAGACATCATGGATCACAGTCAAACCATCTCTGCTATGCCATATCTAAGTATCTAATCCACAGGATCTGTGCACATAATAAAATGGTTGCTTTACTCTAAAAAGTTTTAGAATGACTTGTTACATGGCAATAGTAACTAGGACACattaacttattttaattaattactaAAAATGCATATTGAGGTATAGGTCATTTAGCTAAGCAAAATCTTAAACATTATCACTCCTGTTCCTGACCACATTGCTGAGGAATTCTGCTTTTATCCACATTCACTGCCACTTTAGGGTCAAGAAAAGCATGTCATCTCCTTCGAACAGGAGAACAGAAAAACCCAGAATTAGAAAGGAAAGGGCACAGAATACATGGTTATTAAAAATAGCTGAGAAAGAGTTCATAATTAGTAATAAGAAAACCTGCAGCATAtataacagaagaaataaatgcaGATCTTCCATTTGTGCagagtactgggtatttactggaGCAACTTGCTGTTATgaaagagtcttttttttaatcaccatgGCATCCAAAGTAATGTTCCAAAGGGATTAATTTGGTAGGAAATTAAATGCTTCGCCTAGatacaagatctttaaaaattatatatgtgccAAATTGTGCTAAAATAATTGGGTAGCTGAGGACATCTGCTGCAATAAATTCAAATAGTGAAGATTCAATTTAAATTAATACAAGACGCCAGATCAAAAAGAGCTTTTATATTTCTCCTGCTTTGCATGGAGAAGAGCCTGGAAATAGTTCATTTtaactattacaaaaaaaaatacttgggaaaaaaaaaccttcaataaaAACCTGTAATATCATGAAATGCTATTTTATGAAGTAGGGACACAATTCATATTAAATCACATCCAAGGGCTTTGTGGTCACTTCTTGGATTGGGTCATACCATCTGAGAGTGGGGAAGGACTACATTTTAGAATCTGATGTTACTTTACTCAGTTATGTGGAAATAAACTGTTTGGATTGCTTCTTGTCTGCTTGTTTTAAAGCCCAAGAAATACAGCAGAGAGATGCCAATACCTCACTGTCTATACCAGGATAAAAATACTTATGCAAGCCAGTCATTGGTGCCTACTACTGCATAAAGGATAGTCCATTGTACAGAATGTTCTTGATTAAATTTAGCAGAGACTTTAGTTGAAGTCATTGTATATCATGATTTATAAGAACCAGAGGCTTTCAAGAGCTGGCGTGCAAGGAACTGGTTTCAGATAAAGCCTAATTTAACTGAGAGACATTTACAATCTCATTATCTAATCCAGCTATATAATCTTCTTGAGATATCATAAAGTTTGTAAGATGCCAATACCAATGGCCTTTCAGGTTATATTTACAACTTCAGTTTCCCCAAGGAAACCCCCTTCAAACAGTTCTTTTGCCTTTTCCCTTCCAAAGGCTTTAACTGCTGGAGTGCTCAAGAAATAAAGTATGAGTAACCAGATAGTAATACTAAAGTCAGCTCTGTCATTAATGGTACTGTGTTACCTGGATCAAGGTATAGCTCGCTCATTTGAGCTTCAGATACCTCTACTGAgatgaaaaaagaatatttactttACAATTacttgagaaataaaatgaaataattttagaaaagacaCTGTTATTTGATACATGTTACATTCTGGCCTCTACTGACATCTAAACCAGCGCTACAAAATCATAACCACACCTGCAAAACTTTAAATACGAACCAACCAGGGCTAGAGTCAGTGGTAAGTAGTGGTAAGTACAAGCGAGATTTAGGAGCATGCTCCGAGAATCTTGCAACTAGgggagccagaatttgaactgAGCAATCAGATTCCAAATTAACGCTATTAACCACTCCCTAAACCAGTCATTAAACTGATTCACAGAAGGCATCAATCGATATGGGATTATAATgagtgagggggaggagagaaattAAGATCTTTTCTCACTATAAAATTCTGGGAGGAATTTCAAGAATGAAGGAAGCCGAAGAGTCAACTTCCATGAGAAAGTCCATCTGGAACATTAGAGAGAACACAGCTCTGGAACTGATCCTTGCCTGGGAACATcaagaaaagttttatttgaagGGTACCCAGAGATCATTGCTTTTGGTGAGTTTACAAGTGAGTTTATATGAAGAAGAAGGGATAGCAAGTACTGAGTATCTTCTTACTTTCAGTTCAGTTTTGAAATAAAAGGAAGCAAATTAGGTGGTGTCTAGACAGATTaactcagattttcttttaattacttcATTCCAAAATGTATAGAGAACATTTCCTTACTATGTTCCCAGCACTATTATGGGCACTAGGGATATATCAGTGAACCCAAGAGAAAGATGGGAGATATAATGAGGTTATTTGTAGGCCAGCGGAGGGGCCAGTGGAAgaatagtaatcaaaacattttCTTATACACAGTAAAAGTGATTTGCCTCCAGTGCTGAAACTTATTCTATCagtggaaataaaattaattataaaaacactTTCCTTTTTCTAAGACAGAAAGCTATCTTATGAGTTGCTATTCCGTACAGTCAGAGATAACTGCCTATCATGAATACGAAGtagcaaagaatatatatatatatatatatatatatatatatatatatatatatatatatttacaaagcaAAGAACATATTTAACACATACGTTTTCAGGATTTAttgagtactcaataaataaataaataaataaatgtgtgtgtgtgtgtgtgagtgtgtgtgtgagtgtgtgtgtgtgtgtgtgtattctttgcTTTGTAATATTCACCTTAATTGTTCTTAGGACTTTTTGCAACTTAAAACATGTTCTCATATAGTTCATTTTGTAGAGTTAGTACTACCAGAAacaattcaaaaaaatacaataaatgagtgtatcaaaaaaaccaaaaattaaaaaatggaaaatctgatACCATGATCAGgaattgaaagaatgaatgaaatacctAATAATGGCCATAATGGGGATATAAGTTGTAATCTGTAAAATTTTCAGTGGAACAGAAGTATATGGCTGTTTTCAAAATAGTATGATTgtggtgaaaattttaaatacatatttttgaggTAGAGATTCCAAAGGTGAGCTTGGAAACTTAGGCTGAGAAGAGTGATGAGGAAAAACAGTGGAGGAATGTTTGCACAGTATGTGGGACTTCTCATTATTTAGGactaaacactatttttttttaagatattatttatttatttgacagacagagatcacaagtaggcagagaggcaggcagagagagagggggaaggaggctccctgctgagcagagagcctgatgcggggcttgatcccagaaccctgagatcatgacctgagctgaaggcagaggctttaacccactgagccacacaggcaccccaggactAAACTCTTAAAAGAGTATAAAAGGACACAAAACTACAAGGTGCTCATGTGCTTAAGTGATTAAACTTGAAAAGGTTCTAATTTGTAAGAACACTACTAAGAAGAATGTAGTTAGAGAGATTCCATTTTTATTGATACTTATAAGTATATAATGTCATTATGAGATCAATGGACCAGAGAAATATGCCTTACTAGGcatattcactctctctctgatttctgtgTAATTCCGAAATTCCAAAATCATTTGTTTTACTAGATATTatgccatttctctctctcttttttaaacttttttttttcttttctatataccCATTTAAATCTACCTGGTTTTACTCTGTATTCTGCAATGGGAAACTTAGTAATCCACCAGAAGAGAAATGGTCATGCCTATTATTTAAaaggcaatattttaaaaatttcttttaaaattttataatgtatagccctaaaaattatgaagaatagCATGCAGTATCATTTAGTTATGGAGGATCTCAAGACACCAAACGAATAAATGGGTCAAATGAGGATTGTGTTCATTGCTTTTGAGCGTCTACTTTAATTATCTTCATCCTTCTTCCTCCTCAAAATCTTGATTCCCCTTCTGTATGCTTTTTGAGGAAGCAATTAATTTTCCTATCAAAGAATTTGTGCAtttgtgtatttaaatataaataagtagaacaccaccaaaacaaacacaaaatactttagtgagaaaatgtaaataaagtagaaaagaaaagtgaactcTAATATTTGCCAAATGAAGTAATTTGTGATCAAAGACCATTTACAAACTGACAGGAACCATATTTCAAATCTTGATCAACTCTAATGCAATTCTGTGGTACAAGATGTGCCATGAATCATGTATGGAAACCACACATGTAAATAATTCTCAATTATTAATCCTGTATTTTCCAGGTGTGTTGTTATCGGTCActccttaaaagaaaatttttgtcaTCTGATTTGACACAACCAAAACCAACATATTAAACTTTTAACCCTCAAATCAGGATTTAGGAAAACGTATGAATTGATTCCTTCAAAATTCATCCCTCATTTCTCTCCTTCTAAAAGTGGCAGTAAAGCTTCTTGGGGACATATTAACACTTGACTACTAAAAGTAagattaattttcatatatgctTATGGTTTAAGATAgcatatatggaaatatatataataataatataataatatatcatattatatggAAACACATTACTTTAGGTCTATAAAggcattaagaaacaaaaaaaatgtgttttcagtcTGTTAGTCTTTTGTGTACTAGTCCTATACAAATAACATCCAAGTCTGAATGAGGTAGACGAAGGACTACTGCTAAATCTAGACTATGGTCAAACATGACAAGCAGTCTACAATTATCCCATTACTGAGATAAATGCCTGCATTAGAACAGTATTTTTTCAACTTTGTAACACCTAGTTGTCCTCTCTGCTGGTTGAGTTGCTAGTTTCTTGCCAGATCAAATGGGAAAAAAGCACAACATTGATGTTGTGGCAATtctgttatttcattttcccctGGGGCTGTAAATGATCATAAACATTGTACAGCATGAAATCCTAAAGTCATGTCAGTTTGAATATCAAGATCAATTGCCTGTGGTTACTCAGAGATAAAGGCTAGGGCCAGAGCAAATCCAAGTGGAACCCTTTTAGTCTTGGGGATACGAGTCGAATATTTGGAAAGGTCAGCACTCATGAGCAGAGTCTCATTCCGGTTAGTCTAGGTTCGGAGGCAGAAATCTACAAAGTGAACAAGGGATAAAACCTCTGCTCATTCCTGGCCCTTTCTCACCTTGCCCTCTTATAAGTGAGGGGTGTTTAGAGAAATCCCTGCAATGCTGAAGGGCAggcccagagagaaggaaggcttCAACCCATGTGGCACTCCTTCGTTCTATGTGTGCTTTCTCTTCTTAGGGAATATTAGTTTCTAGACCAGAACACCGACAGTACAAACTTGTGCTGAATGAGGAAAAAATCAttcacttaattttctttaacttcCCTTAGAGGAAATTCAGATAGATTAGATGGAAGTtcctgtaattatttttaaagctttttcacatgatttttccaagataatgaaaaactgaagtcaatgagaaaaaaaggacCAAACAATCCAAAGATTCAATGACAACTGCTGGATTGAAAAACAGATATAAATGATCATAGTGGATACATTAATATGATATAGATGAGTagttaatagaaaaacaaaaatgtgagtTTTTTGGAATTGTGGCATTTTATGTGCTTTATCTTAtgtacttttccttttctaagttttctaacaacaagtatattttttatacattcaGAAAAATGTGTATGCTTAAAAAAAGTAGGCAGAGGTTATGTGAGCTCAAGtgagaatcatttttaaaatactgtttatgGAACATGTACATTAAAGGGTGTCCTGTGATTTCACACTTTCAGTGTACAGAAAAACACATGTTAATATGGTTTATTGAGAGGCAGAATTTCagtttatacaaaaataaagagggCATTTGTGATCTTTTAATTCCCATCTTCATTTTCATCTTAGTAATATGCACAGACACCTCCAGTCACTCAGTTCCTTACCTGCCATGATTATTTTAACAATATCCCCCAAGGCTTAGCATGTCATTTTGTTTGACCTTCAGTTAACTAACTCCTGCTGATTTCTTTAGTGGTCTCCTAAGACAGGTTTCCCTTGCTTATATAGAGTCTAATGGAGACACTCTTGTAGGTCTTCTTTTTTACTATGTCTCAAAAATCCCATTAACAGAATCTCTATTGTAATACTCATCTAATTATAACATGCTCCTTGCTGAGCTCAGAGGGCAAGCATTCTAATAAAACTGTGGTCCCATACTGAGAAGTGGAAAGAAATAACTGTCATTCTCACTTCAGTagtaaatttcaataaattagaGTCTGCCGAATTTTAAATCCACTTGGCAAAGGTAAAGTGAAAGGGTGAACCTGCTACTGATCTGGGCATTAACTAGGGATATATAAATATCCTCTTTTGATTTTTAACTGGATTCGGGATTACATGCCTTAACTAACCTGTCCCAATGCTATATTCAGAAGAAATCCTGGGATCCACTCCCTCTGTGGCTTTACTCATtcaattttctccctctctgtcattTCCTTTCTACTACTATTTTgccaaattttattgttttttcagtATCCTACCCAAACAACACTGTCCTTTCTGATTTCACATGGCCAAAAATGGtcttactctccctctcttctaACCTACTAGAATCCTGTTGGTACTTGCTCAAATGTTTGTTTCTGTGCCCATCTGTGATAGAATCTAAAGAGATATTCATCTGCTCAAACAGGGATATTTTATTTCCCACACTCCTCTGTGGTTAAATTTAGGGAAAATGACTTAGCTCTAGGTAGCCTGGTTCATAAAGTATCTTACATGATCctactctcttactctctctctctctctgctcattggaCTACTGAATACAAAGAATCCAATAAGGAATCTGAGGAGTCTCTTTAAGGTAGGGGAGTCAAAAGGTGAAATGATATGGGTTCCTGGCTCCCCATGTGGGAGACATTTTGATGGTTACCATGCAGCACACCTTAACCATTAGGGATGCTATCCAAGTCACTGGGGTCCTCTAGGCAAATACAAGCAGAATTAGCGAATAATGACAGCAGGGAAAAGAATGAGGAGTCCGTGAGTCCTCTCTAAGGCCAGGACCAACAGCACAAGCCCTACTCTAGGTGATGACTCCCACCTTATCCCACGTGAGTGATGATGAGTTTTCCAACCCTCTTGTGAAGGGAGAAGGGTTAGATGGTATGAACAACCAGGGTGCGGGACAGCAAGGCAGACCAGTGAGAGAGATTATGTATGGGGGTTACAGACATTCTCCTGGGCCATCCTCGCCAAAGGTAGAAAGGGCAGCAATGAAGAAGGTAAGGAAAATCAGGGAGTTACAAGGTCAACAG
This region includes:
- the LOC131821633 gene encoding small ubiquitin-related modifier 1-like — its product is MDDDLEANPSNEDVDKKKPEEHIKLKVIRQDSSEIHFRVKMTTRMKKLKERYCQRQGVSMHSLRFLFDGKRIADNHTAKELGMEEDDVIEVYQEQNGGHSMI